GCAGGTAAAACCTGCTTTATGAAAGGCACCCCTTCGGACGCTTGTTTTTGCATATCGCGATTATTATCCGCCGTATTCGCTCGCGTGCTTCTTTATCGCGGCGAAGGTTTCGTCGCTGAGATAATGCTCGATGCGGCAGGCGTCTTCGGTCGCGGTCTTTTCATCGACTCCGAGACTTATCAGCAGCCGGCTGAGGAGCGTATGCCTCTCATATATCCTCTTAGCTATCGCTTTTCCCGATTCCGTCAGCCTTATGTAGCCCTGCGCGTCGGTTTCAACGTGTCCTTCTTTTTTGAGCAGGCCCATAGCGCGGCTTACGGACGGTTTGGAAAAGCCCATATGCTCTCCCACGTCGACCGCGCGGACGTTCGCGTTCTTTTGTGATAATACGAGTATCGTTTCGAGGTACATTTCGCCGGATTCGCGCATCGCCATCTTCTTCACTCCTCGCTTGTCGGTATTGACTGCTTACTATTATAGCGTAAAAAACACGATTTTTCAAGATGAATCCGAAAGATTATAAAAAACTCAAAAAAGTTCCAAAAACCTCTTGACAAGTTAGCGGACGCTAACTATAATATTATACGGTTAGCGGAAGCTAACCGATATTTTTGGCGAATAGTTAGCAGTTGCTAACGCGGAGGGAAATATGATACCGCTTTGTTTAGCTGAAAAAGGGGAGCCGCTTATCATAAAAAGGATCGGCGGAAATCCGGAAGTCAAGCTGCATCTCGAGAATCTCGGCTTCAACGTCGGGGGAGAGGTGCTGATAGTCAATTCTCTCGGCGAAAACATCATCGTTAAGGTCAAAGAATCGCGCGTAGCCATCAGCGACGAGCTTGCGCGTAAAATAATGGTTTAGTATTTTATACAAGGAGGAATACAAAGTGAAAACACTCAGAGACGTAAAGATCGGGGAGACCGCCACCGTCGTCAAGCTCCACGGCGAAGGCGCCGTAAAGCGCCGCATCATGGATATGGGCATTACCAGACGCACTCCCGTATACGTGCGCAAGGTCGCGCCGCTCGGCGATCCGATAGAGATCACCGTCAGGAACTACGAACTGTCTATCCGTAAAGCAGACGCGGAAATGATAGAAGTGGAATAAAGACTGCTTATTTTTTCAGCCGGCGGTTAGCGTTGGCTAACCGTTCAAAGCTCGTCAGAGCAGAAAGGAAGCATTTATCATGGACGTAAGAATCGCCCTTGCGGGCAATCCGAACAGCGGCAAAACGACGCTTTTCAACGCGCTGACCGGTTCCAATCAGTTCGTCGGAAACTGGCCGGGCGTTACGGTCGAGAAGAAGGAAGGCAAGCTCAAGAAGCACGACGGCGTTATCGTCACCGACCTTCCGGGCATCTATTCGCTCTCTCCCTACACGCTGGAAGAGGTCGTCGCGAGAAACTATCTTATCGGCGAGCGCCCCGACGCGATACTCAACATCGTCGACGGCACGAACCTCGAGAGAAACCTCTATCTTACCACGCAGCTGACCGAGCTCGGCATACCGGTCGTCGTTGCGATCAATATGATGGACGTCGTCAAAAAAGAAGGCGACAAGATCAATGTCGCCGAGCTTTCGCGCCAGATCGGCTGCCCGGTCATCGAGATTTCCGCTTTGAAGGAAACGGGCATAGCCGAAGCCGCCGAAGCGGCGATCGAAGCCGCGAAAAACGGCAAAACGATCCCGCAGCACAGCTTCTCCGGACCGGTCGAGCACGCGCTCGCGCACATCGAAGAAGCGGTCGTCCACGACCTGCCGGAAGAGCAGCAGAGGTGGTACGCCGTCAAGATCTTCGAGCGCGATGAAAAAGTTCTCGAATCGCTGAACCTCGCGCCCGACGTGCTCGCGCACATCGAGGAGGACATAAAGTCCGCGGAGGCCGAGCTTGACGACGA
This genomic interval from Clostridia bacterium contains the following:
- a CDS encoding metal-dependent transcriptional regulator, whose amino-acid sequence is MAMRESGEMYLETILVLSQKNANVRAVDVGEHMGFSKPSVSRAMGLLKKEGHVETDAQGYIRLTESGKAIAKRIYERHTLLSRLLISLGVDEKTATEDACRIEHYLSDETFAAIKKHASEYGG
- a CDS encoding ferrous iron transport protein A; translation: MKTLRDVKIGETATVVKLHGEGAVKRRIMDMGITRRTPVYVRKVAPLGDPIEITVRNYELSIRKADAEMIEVE
- a CDS encoding ferrous iron transport protein A, with amino-acid sequence MIPLCLAEKGEPLIIKRIGGNPEVKLHLENLGFNVGGEVLIVNSLGENIIVKVKESRVAISDELARKIMV